ATTTTGGTTTAATAGGTCTTGGTGTTATGGGCGAAAATTTAGTTCTTAACGCAGAGAGAAATGGATTTTCTAGTGTAGTTTTTAATAGGACTTATTCAAAAACTGAAGAATTTTTGCAAGGTCGTGGCCTTGGTAAGAATATAGAAGGAGCTGAAACCCTTCAAGAATTTGTTAATAAGCTAGAGAGACCTAGAAGAATCCTAATGATGGTAAAAGCTGGACCCGCAACAGATGCTGTTATAGATAATGTTTCTGGATATCTCGAGGAAGGAGATTTATTAATAGATGGAGGTAATTCTCAATATAAAGATACAGAAAGAAGGGTAAATAATCTTGAAAGTAAAAGTTTTGGATACATTGGAATGGGAGTCTCTGGGGGTGCCAAAGGAGCTCTAGAGGGTCCAAGCATGATGCCCGGTGGTACTAAGGCTTCATATGATGCAATAGAGAGCTTACTAACAAAAATGGCTGCCAAAGTTGAAGACGGACCATGTGTTGCATATGTTGGCCCAGGCGGCTCAGGTCATTTTGTAAAAACTGTTCATAATGGAATTGAATATGGAATTGAACAAATACTTGCAGAAGCTTACGACCTTATGAAGAGAGTCAAAGGTATGAATGGAGAGCAGATGTCAGAGGTATTTGGTATTTGGAATAATACTGATGAATTAGCTTCTTATCTTGTTGAGATAACAGAGATTTGTCTAAATACAAAAGATGATATAACTGGACATGATATCGTGGAAAAAATATTAGATAAAGCTGGCCAGAAAGGTACAGGTTTATGGACTGTTGTGAGTGCTCTAGAGCTGGGGGTATCAGTCCCAACTATTTATGCATCTTTAAATGCAAGAGTAATGAGTTCTTTAAAAGAGCAACGTAGTGAGATTGAAAAAACTATTCCATCTAAAGAGATAGAGGATTTTGATTTAGGAAATGTATCAGATGGAATGAAACCTTTATTTGATGCTGTAGTCCTTGCCACAATTGCTAGCTATGCCCAAGGTATGGATATTTTAAGAGAAGCATCTGCAGTATATAACTATGGTTTGAATATGCCGTCAATTGCACAAATATGGAAAGGTGGTTGCATAATTAGATCAAAATTATTAAGTAAAATTCAAGATGCTTATAACAAAGATCCTGATCTAAAAAATTTAATTTTTGATGATTGGTTTAATAATGAAATTGCGACTAGATTAGATAACTTAGCTAAGGTAGTTTCTCTATCCACAAAGGCAGGTATACCAGTCCCATGT
This region of Prochlorococcus sp. MIT 0604 genomic DNA includes:
- the gndA gene encoding NADP-dependent phosphogluconate dehydrogenase codes for the protein MSKAHFGLIGLGVMGENLVLNAERNGFSSVVFNRTYSKTEEFLQGRGLGKNIEGAETLQEFVNKLERPRRILMMVKAGPATDAVIDNVSGYLEEGDLLIDGGNSQYKDTERRVNNLESKSFGYIGMGVSGGAKGALEGPSMMPGGTKASYDAIESLLTKMAAKVEDGPCVAYVGPGGSGHFVKTVHNGIEYGIEQILAEAYDLMKRVKGMNGEQMSEVFGIWNNTDELASYLVEITEICLNTKDDITGHDIVEKILDKAGQKGTGLWTVVSALELGVSVPTIYASLNARVMSSLKEQRSEIEKTIPSKEIEDFDLGNVSDGMKPLFDAVVLATIASYAQGMDILREASAVYNYGLNMPSIAQIWKGGCIIRSKLLSKIQDAYNKDPDLKNLIFDDWFNNEIATRLDNLAKVVSLSTKAGIPVPCLSSTLDYLNSYRTNRLPQNLVQAMRDCFGSHTYERIDKEGSFHTEWMK